In Kryptolebias marmoratus isolate JLee-2015 linkage group LG2, ASM164957v2, whole genome shotgun sequence, the genomic stretch CTGACAAGAAGGTAGAAGACCTGGAAAGACAAGTCTGCATTGCTGAATCGAAACAGGTACGGTGCCTTTGAGTGAATGCCTCATGCCTGCTCTCTAACTTTGGGATGAAACGTTAACattaagttgttgttttccagatgAGGATGGAGTTTGCAGAAATCGTTCAGCTTTGTGAAACTTTGGCTTCAGAGAAGGTAACAATGGACAGACCAGTCTTCTAGCAACTCGTTTGGTACAAACTGATTCTAGGTTTGAATTTAGGCCAGTTTTAAAGtatgtttaaaaagacagatgAGTGACATAAATGATGTAATCCTGCTGCTTTAACACGTtaatccattcattcattttctgtgtcGTGTGTGAAAAGgacttaaataaaagaaagaacccgttttaacaacaaataaaacatccaaatgtTCCAACATGAAGAAATGGGGAAGGAAATAATTTCACAGTTCATGCATttcaaatggtaaaaaaaagtattgattTTGTGTGCTTTATAGGACAAGATGGTTGCTGAGCGAGACTATCTGAAACAGGAGCTGGGGATGTTCATGGAGCAGATTCAAAATTTGGAGAAAGAGAACGCTGTTCTGTCGCAGgaattaaaggagaaaaatgaactgaatgagTTTGAATCTCTGGAAGCGAACATCAACGAGGAACGGGAGGTAAGCGCCTGATAAGAATGCATTCAGGCTTCCTTTTAAAGGATACTTTGGGGTTTTCGGAGTGGGGTTTTGAAGAGTTGTCAGTATTCAGCGTCTTACCTGCTTTAGACGGCCATCAAAATGATCTCAGCCTGGGGAGTCAAAGAAGCGGGACTGGACTGAGACTGGGGCTGTTTCCAAAGTGAATTTCTTTCTCACAAATATCAGAGCATTTCATCCTATTTTAGTTACAAATCATGTTTTGTGTGGATCATTTCTGCAGCTCAACAAGGTTTTCACTGTAAATGACCACAGACTTCTCTGTAAATAACTGTCTATTGGAACAGCTATAAAAAGATCTACTGTTCATTTTAATGgttgaggcttttattttcagctgctgatggcactgggcttttatttttgatgattATAAAAAGTCTGAAGGTATTATGATAAATGTTGAAATGGAATGAAAAAGACTTTCAGATGCTTAAAAATATTCTGATGCTTAATGTTTATTGTTATCATTTGTCTTTAGttgttattaatttattttgacgctgtttatttaatttaattgatttattttatagaatgaattaaaaaaggaagtaaGCTGCCTGAAGACGGCCATCAAATCGTCTGAAGACCAATGCCTTGAACTTCAGGTGAGATGATGACTTTATTAGTTCATCCTACTGTCATGTTTCTGGCATTGAAACGTTTCCCCCACATGGATCCTGTGACTACCAGTGATCTGTTAGCAGCTCAGTGGGATCTCGTGGACTTCTTTAAGTGTTCACATGTTAGAAATTGACTGAAAATGTGAAGTTATTTAAgagattttaaagttaaatcaagagttttctctgctttttgttgcttCAGAACAAACTTCAAACCTTGTCTgaagagctgaagaagaaaaccGAATTTGCAGAGGAGCTTCAAAAAATggtatgtttattttgtttgatttattcattcattcattcattgcaTGTGACAGTCCTTTTATCGTTTGTTTACACTCCCTTCTTTTGACTAAATGTACACAATTTTTGTTCAGAGGCATTCTAAGCCTGACTTTTCTAATAACTGCCGGTAAGTTGACTATAGTCAGCAAcatactttcatttaaaaagacatcTCAGCTGTTATTATGTAGATAATACAACAATTAGGCACATACCTGTACCTCATGCAGGTTCTTTTTAAAGCTACTGGACTCTCACTTTAACATTCAGTAATGCAGTAAACTGTGTATTAAGTGTCATTTAGTAATCAGTCTACCCCAGCTGAATTAAATGATGAGTTTAATTGCTTACATGAAGATTAATTTTTAGCATGCACAAAAAGCCCTAACTTCACTCtttgctgatgtttgttttctttatttattgaccTTAAGGCAGATTGTGCTTGCTTTTGCTGAAACGTCAGGTAGAAATACTGCAACAAGAATAATGTTTTGTGAGATGTTGGTTTGGATGTATTATAGTCTAAGCACAGAAACTCTGGCATGTGAGAATAGAATGTTGATAAAATATTCAGGCGGAAATGTTTTGCGCTCCGTCCTCCCAGAGCGGGAAGGACCTGGTACAAGAAGTGGCAACGCTCCGTCGCTCTCTGGATGACGCAGAGGGAGTTagcagagacacaaagaagGAGTGGGCCTTTCTCCGCAGCGAAAACATTGCTTTGGAGGAGCTGAAAGTAAGTGAGAGCACTAGTTTTTATGAGTTAGAAAACTCTACTTTACAtccaataagaaaaaaaacctatgTTTTGAGAGAGCGTTGTTACACTactaaactttaaaagtttttcttgaCATCCAAGTTTTTTGTGTTGTCCCAAAGTGAACTTTCCAAATGCTGTTCCATCACATAAACTTCATGGACTAAATGGTTATAATGTGTTTATAATCAGAGACAATGCATGCTATTTCACTGGCAAAAGATTTCCAGCATAGAGTCAGAATATTACTCAAAATATGATTTATATTGATTAAACTGAGCTTTTCATGTCAAAAATAGATTAGAaaaaatttcaaagaaaatatattggaatggtaaatgtatattttaatattataattGTGGTATActgcattgtttgttttttctttttcagttgaCCAAATGTCTTTAtaatttcttttgttcattCGATACGTGGGAAATCTTGCCTGAAGATTCTATCTGTatcttcatgtgtttttaaCATATAGTAGAAAATTCCTCCATATTATCATGATAATGTGGTCTCACAATAAAGTTCtttcataacatttatttatgttttgtctttcctTCAGGTGACCTTGACTGCCAAGCAGGAGAAGATGGAGGCTGAGATGAACAGTCTGATTTCACAGCTGGAGACGGAGAAGTCTCGCAGCAAAAAGATGCAGAGCGATCTCCAAAAAGAGCTGAATATTGTTtttgatgaaaacacaaagctcACAACTCTGCTAGATGGCAAAGTCCCACAGAGTAATTTGATATTTTGGCTGTTTATAAAATGTGACTTTGTTTAAAGAAGGAGGTTGGGTCTTTAAAATCAGGTGGGACTTCTAAGCCTTTCTCTGTGTGCAGATCTGATAGACAGTGTGGAACTTGGAAGAACCGTGGCCAAGCTGGAGAAAGAGCTGACTGCATCTCGTGAGGCAGAAGAAGCACTCGGAGCTGAGCTAGAGAAGCTGGCTTCATTTAAAATGCTTCCAGATCAGGTGGAGAACTTGACAAAGCAGGTACGTGTCATAAACGTCCTCTGCAGGAGCTATCAGTGCGGCACGACTGTTCGTTTAATTCCTTATAAATGTTGTGATTCCTCTCGGTTTCAGGTGTGTGGCCTGACCGAGGAGCTGCAAACTGTCAGCGATCAAAGGGACGAGCTGCTTTCAGGTCGAACTCGGTGTGAGCGGGACGCTCAGCAGCTCAGGGACCTCCTGCAAACATCGAAGGAGGAGATGCTGAAGATTCAAGCAGATCTTGATGTTTCCGCTGGGAGGGAGAAAGAGCTGAAGCAGCAGTGCGATGATGTCACTCAGCAGCTGGATTTACTTCACTCAGAGCTGGAGCGATCCGAGGCTGAGAGGAGCCAACTTGTAGCTTTTCTTGAGGAAAGGGACGTGAAGGTAAGCCTTACGATTATGATTCCATAGCACTGACAGCTCTGGCCTTATTTCACAACTGTCGTGGTTTGGGGGTTGCTGTAATTGGATggcatttgtctttttatgaagctgaagcagctgaacgAAGCACTTGAGCGTGTGCAAGCAGAGAAGAAGGCTCTCCAGTCGGAACAGAGTGCTTTAGTTCAAAGTTCTGCAGAGGAGATTAAGGAGCTGCTTTCCACAATAACGTCTCTGAGAGCAGAAGGAGACGAGTACAGGATGAGCCTGCAGGCACGGGTGGACAAGGTAACTGAGTACTCTGCTTCTACTTAGTAAAATTATACACACATCTGTAAATACCCTGTAACCCTCCCCCCAAACCATCTGATACGCACAGACTTCTTTCAGGAAGCTTCTTAGATATTCAATCTTCCAACTTCTTccagttcatttttattgtatttcatttcCACCCCAATCATTACTTGTTTTGCCAAACTAAAAACTTTCATCCCTACCACTTTGGTTTTGATGCACAGAACTTGTCCTCGTTTCAGGCCACAGAGACGGATGGTTTGCCACAGTGTCTTCAACAAGAGCTTCAAGAACAAAAGCAGACCGAGGAGCTCGAGAAACTGCGAGCAGAAAAAGACGCTCTGCTGTCTGAGATGGAAGCCAGCAGTCAGACCCACGCTGAGGAAGTGGAGATGCTGCAGTGCAGAGTGGCGTCTCTCAGGGAGGAGAGCGATCAGCTGCGGGAGACTCTGGAGGCGCTGagggaggagaagcagcagctcagagcagAGCTGGAGGACAGAATACAAGAGGTTGGTTTCAAAGGACTTGTCAGATCTGTTTAACTCCAGCCAAACCCAAAATGACAGATAGTAAGAagagtggggttttttttaacttacagTTGGCTCAAACCCAAAATAAGCAAGCAGAAATGGTGACCCAAGAACTTCAAGCAGATGATGAAGCACAAACTCAACTTCAGCAGGAGGTAACGCTACACAAGATGAActaagatttaatttaaaggaaGTAATTCAAGAGAAGGAGTGTTCTTTAAACAAAGAGGTTTAAGTTTCATATCATTATATTAAACCTTCACTGgggtttttgtttccaaagcTGGATGAGACTCCTAACTTCTCCCTGCTTTACAGATTGGGAATTTGGTGAAGAAATTGCAGAGTCTTGAAGCAGAGAGGGACTCTCTGCTGTCTGAAAAGGAGGCTAATCATCAGACCCACACTGAGGAGATGGAGAAGCTTCAGTGCAGAGTGACGTCTCTGAGTGAGGAGAGAGATCAGCTGCAGGAAACTCTGGAGGCGCtgagggagaaggaggaggtcAGAGTAGAGCAGGAGGTAAGGAAGCCTCCTCAAAGGGTAAGGATTTACCAGATCTGGGAAGCCTTCAGTGTGTTAcggacttttttcttttatagatGCAATGTGAgttccagcagcagctcacCTCTGAACCACAGCCACTGACAGATGAGAGAGAAACACATCGACTGCAGGTTCAGTCTCATCactcttagttttgtttttactgtgtacattttagttttcatgttttttgttattttaccaaGAAACAAGATCattgcttttaatttgtgtatATCTGCTCTGTTCAGCAGATTGAACGGCTGGAGGAGGAGTTGAAGGAAGCCAAAGAGGAGATCAGCCAGTTAAAGTCTGACCTTCAGGTAAATGTCAAGCTATCACAGGAGCTTCAGGGTGCGCAGGATGAGGAAGAGGCTCTGCAAGCAGGCAGCGCTGAGAGCCCTGCAGAGGATGTGGAGAGGCTTCTGTCTGCTGTGGCTGATCTCACAGCAGAAAGAGACCAGCTCAAAGTGGACCTGCAGGAAAATGTCGAGATGGTGAGTTGACACGTAATCTAGTGGAAAACGTCAGCATGTTAGGTACCTGCTGCTTGTCCTTATAGCTGATAACACGAATCTTATGTCTAACAGATGATTGAAAATCAGGATGAGTTGAGGGCAGCGCTAGAGAAAAATCGGGAGCAGAAGAAGCAAATTAAACTCCTGGAGTCTGAAAGAGAACAGAGAATAAATGAGCATCCGAATGATGTTGGTTCACAGCTCGAGGAGCTCAAAGGAAATGtaaggctttctttttttatttcgtACAATGAAGTTTTCATCCTGTCTTATCTGCAGAGTAATTAGAATAACTATTTACCTTGAAACCCGTCTTTACACATATCCGGTTGTTGGATGGCCCTTTAAGTATTGACAGCATtgttgcagggttttttttttctttcttttataaaacttgGCTAACAatacatgttctgtttttactggGTGCACATGTGACATACTGATGGAAAACTAAGGCCAAATCCCATTTCATTCCCTTCACATAATTTTAGCCATATTCACCTACATCTTGCATGTTCACGACAGAGGAGGGATCCTGATCCTGAAAGCCATTTGGAATACAGTTCTACAATCATGAAACCTAATCAGTTCTCATACCCTGCTAATTTCGTTACAGCATCGAAAATCTAAATGTGTGCTAAGGTTTCATATTGAAGCCTcgaagtaaagtttttttttttttccattaccaAATAGATGAGGACACTGACTGAAGAGCTCCAGAAACTGCGAGCAGAAAAAGATGCTCTGCTGTCTGAGAAGGAAGCCAGCAGTCAGACCCACACTGAGGAGATGGAGAGGCTGCAGTGCAGAGTGGCGTCTCTCAGGGAGGAGAGCGATCAGCTGCGGGAGACTCTGGAGGCGCTGagggaggagaagcagcagctcagagcagAGCTGGAGGACAAGATACAAGAGGTTGGTTTCAAAGGACTTTAACTCCAGCcaaacctaaaaacacagacagtaagaaaagtgtttttaaccTACAGGTGGCTCAAACCCAAAATAAGCAAGCAGGAATGGTGTCCCAAGAACTTCAGGTAGATGATGAAGCACTAACTCAACTTCAGCAAGAGGTAACTATCTTTAGTCTGACCGGTGATGGGCTGTATTATTCTTTTGTGTAGaccaaaacaaatatgttgaaCGCATCCTACTGAtaaatttaaagctaaatggtcctttttcctttttacagtAGTACTTCTCCATTAGTCTtattctgtcctgctgcagaaacactaTGGAATTTAAAACACTCTCAATCTTTCATATCAAagttcaaaatacaaaataattaaacatctAAACCTGTACTTTTAGtagcaaaaatattaaagagaAAATCTAGATCAGTAGAAGTCTGTTTTAAAATTCCTCCTCAGTGGATTTTGGTCCACTGCAGGCTGTCTAAGGTGGGGGGTGCAGAGATGGTGAGGGATCATAATGATTATGATTGTTTTGTAGGTGAAGTGATTGTGCTTCtattattgttaaaaatgaaattacaatAGATTGTGAAATGCTTTGAAAGTTTTCTTCCAAAATTGAAATAGAAGCTGATTGGTGAGCTCCACAGGTCTGAGcaggcacaaaaacatttaaaaactaccTGCAAactaatggttttttttttgttgttgcacaaAATGACAGTGCACATAACGCACCAGCTTTGACTAAAACTTATTCTACTTTCTTTTAATATTGTAGGCTGGTGAGTCTCAAACCTTATTGCGTTCACTTCAAGAGGAGCTCCAAGAACAAAATCGAAAATACAGTGACATGCAAAGAATTAACCAAGAAGAGCAAGCTCTGCTTGAACAAAAGGTTTGCTTCCTGCattgtaatttattaaaacgtTACAGTTTCTGAACCTTTTTATAGGTAATTTAACCCATTTTGTCATTCATAGCTTACAGAGACCAAATGCTGTCTGCAGTCTATCCAAGAAGAGTTCCAGACAAAGTCGGATCTAATAAAACTGTATGAGCAAAAAGAGGCAGATTATGAGcaacaggtaaaaataaaaggtttggatttaattctgttttctttcttaaagtTCTTACTGCTCATTCCCTTTGAAACAGGTGAAGATTCTAACCGAGGAGCTTGCAAATACACGAGCAGAGAGAGACGCTCTGATTCTTGAGAAGGAAGCGGAGAACGGCCCTTCCCAAACGGAGCAGTTGGAGAAGCTGCGGTGCAGAGTGACTTCTCTCAGTGATGAAAGGGATCAACTGCAGGAGACTCTGGAGGGGCTGAGAGAAGAGAAGAAGCAGCTCAGAGAAGAGCTGGAGGACAGGATGCAGATGGTAAAACCCCAGTATGAAATAATGGATGAGTCCATAGGAAAGGttccaaaaatgtaaacacttaATTATTTAGACAAAGGCAGGGTGGTACTTATTTTTCTCTTACTGCCACATTCATACCAGGTTTATGCTCCACAATGGCTCTGAAACTCTGTTGACTTCaaatttacaacagaaataatgttttgtttgcaaaTGCAACTTTCAAACTCAGTCCAGTTTTGGTCGCAGTTAAGATAATTAATGTAGTCGTTTTCCCTCAGACTGGCTTGATGTTTGTGAAACCAATTAAACCAGGATCATTTGACAAGGTTAGATCAagaccagcttttttttttttttttctccgatCTTACTTTTGTAAAATGGCCTGCAATGCTAAAATAATAACGTTAAAGATTCAGAGTACTTCTACTTGTGTGAATCTAAAGGAAGATCCTAAGATGCTACCGgttccctttttaaaaacatcaggaaGTGGTTAAATCCTCATACATGttgtcttttaaatttttatttataatgagGAAGTCTTTTCTAACAGTAACAATGTAACAGCTCTGGTAAGCATTCAGTGTGTTACAGACTTGAAgcagttcctgtttttttttaatttatttattttttcttttatagatGCAATGTGAgttccagcagcagctcacCTCTGAACCACAGCCACTGACAGATGAGAGAGAAGCACATCGACTGCAGGTTCAGTCATATCACTCTTAATTCTCTTCTTATTGTGTCCATTTCagtttccttccttctttctgtattttaccATGAAACAAGATCGTTGCTTTTAATTTGACTGTCTCTACTGTGCTACAGATtgaacagctggaggagaagtTGGAGAATGCCAAAGAAGAGATGACCCAGTTGAGGTTTGGCCTTCAAGAAAATGTTGAGCTGGTGAGATTTTCCtcccttatttattttttttaaagagctagATATTGTTTTACAGCATTAACCTTTTCCCCCCTTACAGGCGTTCCATTCCTTTGTGTTGTTCCtgtagatttttgttgttggaaaGTCTTCATTTTTATGAGTTGCTGCTGGTAATGTGTTTCAGATGACGGAGAAACAGGAGGAACTGAAGGCGTCTCAGGAGAAGAGCAGAGTCCTTCAAGAGGAGCTCACAGCACTCAAGGATCAGATGGCAGAACTGGAGAGCAGCAGAACTGAGGAAGAGACAAGCATCCAGTCTCTCAAGTCTGAAATCCAGGCATGGCTAAagatttttgcaaaaatgaTACGCGAATGGTGGCTTTTAATGTGGACTTGTACAGTGCATTTTTAATCATGACAAGATTAAAGAAAGCAAGGCAGATATTATGTTTATGTCAGCAGTTTGTTTCACTGTCTGTGATTTTCCTCTCAAACTCAGATACTGACTGAGGAGCTGGAGTCTGTGAAAGTAGATGGAGTCCGTCTGCTGTCGGAGAAGGAAGCCAGCAGTCAGGAGATGGAGACGCTGCGGCGCAGAGCGACTTCTATCAGCGAGGAGAGAGATCAGCTGCAGGAGACTCTGGAGTCACTGAGAGCGGAGGAGAAGGAGCTCAGAGCAGAGCTGGAGGACAGGAGAGAAACTCTACAAGCCGAGGTTTGCATTTAAATGCAACGCAGCCTGATAGAATTGAGGAATCAACGCGACCAATTTTAAGCAAGAACGCGGGAATGAATGGGAATCATTCCCACGTTGAAAATCTCTCGCTAGATAGGTCTCAGCACCTATCTACTCCATAACCTTTCACTTCTAGCACAGTGTTGGTGTTCTAGTCTTTGATGGGAGGAGTaatggatataaaaaaaaaattctgctcCAGATATAaatatgctattttttaaactttttttttctcagatctCCTCAACACAAGAGCTTCTGAACGCTACACAAGATGAACTACATGCACAGAGAAACCTAAACTCTGATCTAAACCAATTAATTCAGGAGAAGGAGTGCTCTTTAAACCAGAAGGTTCAAGCTGCATATCATTATACTGAATCtgcactgtttttgtttcaaaggcTGGATGAGACTCTAACTGCTTCCTTCTTCACAGATTGGGGATTTGGTGAAGAAATTGCAGAGTGTTGAAGCAGAGCGGGATTCTCTGCTGTCTGAAAAGGAGGCTAATCATCAGATCCACACAGAGGAGATGGAGAAGCTTCAGTGCAGAGTGACGTCTCTGAGTGAGGAGAGAGATCGGCTGCAGGAAACGTTGGAGGGACTGAAGGACGAGGAGAAGCATCTCAGAGCAGAGCTGGAGGACAAGGTACTGATGGTATACATTCACAATAACAAACTCACTGAATATCtgagaaaaacaacttgaatGGGCTTTAAAGCccatttcaaaactaaaaagtaCTTTCAGCAGCAAACTGAGAGAGATGCAATTCCGCAACAGAACGTAGGTTCAAATTATTTACtgaatattatttataatttgcTGCTATTATTATTTAATCCCACTTTGGTCTCGTGTTTGTTAAGCAGTAACAGGTGATATTATAAAATCATACTGCATAAAGACTAAATTATAGTGATGTGAGGATTAACTGATTTATACTGATTCATGGACACATGTTCACTATGCAGTGTGTCGGTAGAGCAGCCGTGAAAAGATGGATTGCTGGGAGTAAACTGAGATGCATCAGGCTTTACTTCTTTTCACAGATAAATTCTGATCGATTTGATTATTGGATGAAGACTCTTCAAGCTTGAAAGTGAAGATAAATTAATTTGAAGTTAGATTTGTGTATGTTTTACCTGCTTTagctttaaaaccaaacaggaaaatggatcttaaaacattttatgtacaGGGATCTGGAATTCAGATGTACTTAATTTTCACAAGTGCTGAATGTATTCAGGCTTGTTTCAATGACTTGTTTTTCCccagcatgtgtttgttttgtatgaaCTATAAAAAGTTGTTGAATCAGGTTCATGTTTAACGTTTTCACATCCCCCTGTGATTCACTGTTGTTACCAATAATTCCTCTTTGTTTCTACAACaggtgcagcagctgcagatccaaacagaacaacaagCTTGTGCTAAAGCCGAAGCTGACGCCTCTCAGCAGGTTTGTCAACTGTTTTatgagatttttattattattattgttattaaaaca encodes the following:
- the cenpe gene encoding centromere-associated protein E isoform X1, which encodes MAEESAVKVCVRVRPIVAREELAASENEEPQLFWKADQKSVHQIDDGSSNKSFSFDRVFRAEETTSQVYQVIANPLVVSTVGGYNGTIFAYGQTSSGKTFTMMGTDHNPGVIPMAVEDVFKTIKFFPNKEFLLRVSYMEIYNETVTDLLVDSWKRKPLEVRETINKNVYVADLTEELVTSTSQVLAWIRKGEKNRQYAKTKMNQRSSRSHAIFRMILESRERSDPASGDNTDGAIIVSHLNLVDLAGSERASQTGAEGARFKEGCNINRSLFTLGQVIKKLTDENQKGFTNYRDSKLTRILQNSLGGNAKTVIICTITPFTLEETLSTLQFASTAKKMKNDPHVTEVSDDGALLKRYRNEIVDLKRRLQEVTSVTQTTETEKEVLSQLLQEKDQLQREQEDRIRNLTQLLVTSSNLVPAPRMPKRRVTWGGKMLRLARHSAGDDDGMSDLTFAEPFSRKGKAHNSCLTEIGEGDEFFDSPWGVPEEPSDDMDTSENFVTLRRINNSSTDFVSPDRVSELSKKVSDLKSQLEAEVQQKEEAINKTESLDGKVAELQLQLQAEAQQRAEAIEKMTAAEKKAADLERQLLQTEARQKEETAETAVTADKKVEDLERQVCIAESKQMRMEFAEIVQLCETLASEKDKMVAERDYLKQELGMFMEQIQNLEKENAVLSQELKEKNELNEFESLEANINEERENELKKEVSCLKTAIKSSEDQCLELQNKLQTLSEELKKKTEFAEELQKMSGKDLVQEVATLRRSLDDAEGVSRDTKKEWAFLRSENIALEELKVTLTAKQEKMEAEMNSLISQLETEKSRSKKMQSDLQKELNIVFDENTKLTTLLDGKVPQNLIDSVELGRTVAKLEKELTASREAEEALGAELEKLASFKMLPDQVENLTKQVCGLTEELQTVSDQRDELLSGRTRCERDAQQLRDLLQTSKEEMLKIQADLDVSAGREKELKQQCDDVTQQLDLLHSELERSEAERSQLVAFLEERDVKLKQLNEALERVQAEKKALQSEQSALVQSSAEEIKELLSTITSLRAEGDEYRMSLQARVDKATETDGLPQCLQQELQEQKQTEELEKLRAEKDALLSEMEASSQTHAEEVEMLQCRVASLREESDQLRETLEALREEKQQLRAELEDRIQELAQTQNKQAEMVTQELQADDEAQTQLQQEIGNLVKKLQSLEAERDSLLSEKEANHQTHTEEMEKLQCRVTSLSEERDQLQETLEALREKEEVRVEQEMQCEFQQQLTSEPQPLTDERETHRLQQIERLEEELKEAKEEISQLKSDLQVNVKLSQELQGAQDEEEALQAGSAESPAEDVERLLSAVADLTAERDQLKVDLQENVEMMIENQDELRAALEKNREQKKQIKLLESEREQRINEHPNDVGSQLEELKGNMRTLTEELQKLRAEKDALLSEKEASSQTHTEEMERLQCRVASLREESDQLRETLEALREEKQQLRAELEDKIQEVAQTQNKQAGMVSQELQVDDEALTQLQQEAGESQTLLRSLQEELQEQNRKYSDMQRINQEEQALLEQKLTETKCCLQSIQEEFQTKSDLIKLYEQKEADYEQQVKILTEELANTRAERDALILEKEAENGPSQTEQLEKLRCRVTSLSDERDQLQETLEGLREEKKQLREELEDRMQMMQCEFQQQLTSEPQPLTDEREAHRLQIEQLEEKLENAKEEMTQLRFGLQENVELMTEKQEELKASQEKSRVLQEELTALKDQMAELESSRTEEETSIQSLKSEIQILTEELESVKVDGVRLLSEKEASSQEMETLRRRATSISEERDQLQETLESLRAEEKELRAELEDRRETLQAEISSTQELLNATQDELHAQRNLNSDLNQLIQEKECSLNQKIGDLVKKLQSVEAERDSLLSEKEANHQIHTEEMEKLQCRVTSLSEERDRLQETLEGLKDEEKHLRAELEDKVQQLQIQTEQQACAKAEADASQQLLNEAKSTISTLKQQLDVLEQNTKEVEESVSSQLQDSTAQLQESFGILQDFIDTCSRNNSTPLDSVLRMHGSLKPTVLSALPKTTVKVHRAIYELGQKTVQNFLRIWEELHLQALSCRKMFKGLVSKDLAIFEERRLQDLLLSRAHAPTYSVKDVDFHSLWEQRLAELLDKRQLYLQKMESILDKLWDSKASYCLKKKAEIREWEKVKDQLERAVSSQSVNFTELDVILSQEMNRRSTTAQASRMSLQLIVNENNSVLDELKQLDAQCESQLREEKSKSSTLLQALEGAPLKTEVSLLEDNQKLLLQLRRAEENIKTLRARVEELEEVQTKANDSVSQHKRATQLLQTELQDTRALLLEKDDSIHTLKKKLRESEKKESPSAAELEKLHNKLFQMEVKLTSTSDEHQQEIQRMKTVLNEKEESLRKMKEALRKSQQQEDESFLQGKDLYSKLTHPKGVVIESSIVLEKTKLEEKVRQLQLKITELESLVSSQHADISKWKNRAIKLKGKSKADGDKMTSPCTPTKRGFFMTADSDNFLCAPKKILLPSNKVLESPKKDLQSPRKPPDSPKFSLLNSPKSRFFDTSEGSELLSRSRPTQFFDNSSLGSFADAAVGTEVKEGWPPSVDMDIKPCAQQ